Proteins from one Shewanella pealeana ATCC 700345 genomic window:
- the coaBC gene encoding bifunctional phosphopantothenoylcysteine decarboxylase/phosphopantothenate--cysteine ligase CoaBC: MGLNNKKVLLGIGGGIAAYKSADLVRKLKERGADVRVVMSQSAQEFITPLTLQALSGYPVATDLLDPTAEASMGHIELARWADLVIIAPATANLIARVNAGMADELITTTCLATEAPVVICPAMNQQMYRNAATQANLKQVAERGIYIWGPDSGSQACGEVGPGRMLEPVAIAEKAVEFFGPKLLQGMSLLLTAGPTREAIDPVRYISNHSSGKMGFALAKAAAAMGAEVTLVAGPVNLATPAGVTRVNVESAQQMLDAVMPQVEMHQIFIGCAAVADYRIAEVAESKIKKSAEQMQLALVRNPDILASVASHANRPFTVGFAAETNDVEQYARGKLTGKKLDMIAANDVSNSAIGFNSDSNALSVFWSDGSTDLPAVDKDTLAKQLLTLIANKIKN; the protein is encoded by the coding sequence ATGGGTCTCAACAACAAAAAAGTATTACTGGGTATTGGTGGTGGCATTGCCGCATACAAATCGGCCGACCTAGTACGCAAGTTAAAGGAACGCGGCGCCGATGTCCGTGTTGTTATGAGTCAAAGTGCACAAGAGTTTATTACTCCGCTAACTTTGCAGGCGCTTTCCGGTTATCCAGTGGCGACCGATCTGCTTGATCCTACGGCCGAAGCCTCTATGGGGCACATCGAGCTCGCACGTTGGGCAGACCTAGTCATCATAGCTCCAGCCACCGCCAACCTTATCGCTCGGGTAAATGCCGGCATGGCAGATGAGTTAATTACCACCACCTGCCTAGCCACCGAAGCCCCTGTAGTGATTTGCCCCGCAATGAACCAACAGATGTATCGCAACGCCGCAACCCAAGCTAACTTGAAGCAAGTAGCCGAGCGCGGTATCTACATTTGGGGGCCAGATTCAGGCTCGCAAGCCTGTGGCGAAGTCGGCCCAGGTAGAATGCTTGAGCCTGTGGCGATTGCTGAAAAAGCAGTTGAATTTTTTGGCCCAAAACTGCTGCAAGGCATGTCATTGCTGCTTACAGCAGGTCCGACTCGTGAGGCTATCGATCCGGTTCGTTATATTTCCAACCATAGCTCAGGCAAGATGGGCTTTGCCCTTGCCAAAGCCGCAGCAGCAATGGGCGCAGAGGTGACCTTAGTTGCCGGCCCGGTCAATCTAGCGACGCCCGCAGGCGTCACCCGAGTCAATGTTGAGTCGGCTCAGCAGATGCTAGATGCGGTAATGCCACAAGTTGAGATGCACCAAATATTTATCGGCTGCGCCGCCGTGGCCGATTACCGCATCGCAGAAGTCGCCGAGAGTAAAATCAAGAAATCGGCAGAGCAGATGCAACTTGCGCTAGTGCGAAATCCTGATATCTTAGCCAGCGTTGCCAGCCATGCTAACCGACCTTTCACCGTTGGATTTGCCGCTGAAACCAACGATGTAGAGCAATATGCCCGTGGAAAGTTAACAGGTAAAAAGCTCGACATGATTGCCGCTAATGACGTATCAAATAGCGCCATTGGCTTTAACAGTGACTCCAACGCCCTAAGCGTATTTTGGAGTGATGGTAGCACCGACCTACCCGCTGTTGATAAAGACACTTTAGCCAAGCAATTGCTTACTCTAATAGCGAACAAAATAAAAAACTGA
- the dut gene encoding dUTP diphosphatase, producing MKTPIELKILDSRIGTEFPLPAYATPGSAGMDLRAITDTQLVIQPGETVLIPTGIAIHVADPSLAAIILPRSGLGHKHGIVLGNLVGLIDSDYQGPLMVSCWNRGSEPFTIEIGDRLAQLVFVPVVQAEFKLVDEFNQSDRGAGGFGHSGTK from the coding sequence ATGAAAACACCAATCGAATTAAAGATTTTAGACTCACGCATCGGCACCGAGTTTCCACTTCCTGCTTACGCCACACCAGGCAGTGCAGGCATGGATCTTCGCGCCATCACAGATACCCAACTTGTTATCCAGCCGGGTGAAACAGTGCTAATCCCTACGGGAATTGCCATTCACGTTGCAGACCCTAGCCTAGCGGCAATTATTTTACCGCGCTCAGGATTAGGCCATAAGCACGGCATCGTTCTAGGCAATCTAGTTGGACTTATCGATTCGGATTATCAAGGACCTCTAATGGTTTCTTGCTGGAACCGTGGCAGTGAGCCTTTTACAATCGAAATCGGTGACAGACTCGCGCAATTGGTCTTTGTACCGGTTGTTCAGGCTGAATTTAAACTGGTAGACGAGTTTAATCAGTCAGATCGCGGCGCAGGTGGATTTGGCCACTCAGGAACCAAATAA
- the slmA gene encoding nucleoid occlusion factor SlmA, translated as MAASPKINRREHILQCLATMLETSPGQRITTAKLAAEVGVSEAALYRHFPSKARMFEGLIEFIEESLLSRINLIMDEEKDTMKRCQQLLQLLLVFAERNPGISRVLNGDALLGENERLRSRISQLFSKIETHLKQILREKSLREGKGFELDEAVLANLLLAVAEGRIAQFVRSEFKLKPTKHFNEQWNFIQQQLLQS; from the coding sequence ATGGCTGCAAGCCCGAAAATAAACCGTCGTGAGCATATCCTCCAATGTTTAGCGACTATGTTAGAAACAAGCCCTGGACAAAGGATCACTACAGCTAAATTAGCGGCTGAAGTCGGCGTTTCAGAAGCGGCGCTTTACCGCCACTTTCCAAGTAAGGCGCGCATGTTTGAAGGCCTCATCGAATTTATCGAAGAGTCATTGCTCTCTCGCATCAACCTGATCATGGACGAAGAGAAAGACACCATGAAGCGTTGTCAGCAATTGCTGCAGCTACTACTGGTATTTGCCGAGCGAAACCCGGGGATCTCACGAGTATTAAATGGTGATGCACTGCTAGGCGAAAATGAACGTCTACGTAGCCGTATCAGTCAGCTATTCTCAAAAATTGAAACCCACTTAAAGCAAATCCTGCGTGAAAAAAGCTTACGTGAAGGCAAAGGCTTTGAGCTCGATGAAGCAGTGTTAGCTAACTTACTGCTTGCCGTTGCCGAAGGCCGAATCGCTCAGTTTGTTCGTAGTGAGTTTAAACTCAAGCCGACCAAGCACTTCAATGAGCAGTGGAACTTCATCCAACAGCAACTGCTTCAAAGCTAA
- a CDS encoding alpha/beta hydrolase family protein has protein sequence MKLIKIISLACLALLNCNASATTNDAANLFSRSAEFSQVKISPGGDYLSVITKNDGKNTLLILKAADKSPVHAIFFGSNAQVGHYEWVNDERVVLQKEYLKGWSDHPLYYGELMAVNADGSNATYLFGYKGGEQQTGSKFKKNTPIRATAYILDPLPEDDRYMLVQALPWGSGGSNMAENTQQVYRVDVYKGRRKKVASSPIPYSSFLTDHDGDVRFVSGTRDYVNTKLYYRDDGSWIDTDKLNLGLDGIKPIAFSDDKDSLYVTASEAGQPSGVYLVNIKTGDKKLVSQDKVVDPSNIWINATTKKLYAVEYENGYPSYEFVDTKDPSAKYIKQLLASLPGHQIHLVSQTTDADIIIIKAFNDRNPGDYYLFYTKAKKLEYLVSKKKWIDANKMAEIKPIHFTSRDGVEIHGYITLPSGVEAKNLPLVVNPHGGPHGPRDWWGFDPQNQMIASQGAAVLQINFRGSGGYGNGFENAGHQKWGTNIQYDIIDATKYVIEQGMVDKDRICIVGGSFGGYSAIQSSAIEPDLFKCAIGFAGVYDLQLMFEEGDVQGRRAGKRYLKEVLGEDESLLKSMSPTHNVDKLKANIMLVHGGEDERAPIEQFEALEDALKAKKYPFKKLVMDDEGHGFYDDAHRAKYYNEMLGFLKENLNL, from the coding sequence ATGAAACTAATTAAAATTATAAGTTTAGCCTGCCTAGCATTGCTAAATTGTAATGCATCGGCAACCACAAATGATGCCGCAAATTTATTCAGCCGTTCGGCGGAGTTCTCCCAAGTCAAAATTTCTCCAGGTGGAGATTATCTCAGTGTTATAACCAAAAATGATGGCAAAAACACCCTGCTTATCTTAAAGGCTGCTGATAAATCCCCTGTGCACGCCATATTTTTCGGTAGCAATGCACAAGTAGGCCACTATGAGTGGGTCAATGATGAACGCGTGGTATTACAAAAAGAATACCTCAAAGGCTGGAGCGATCACCCTCTCTACTATGGTGAGCTGATGGCGGTCAATGCCGACGGTTCAAACGCAACTTATCTATTTGGTTACAAAGGTGGTGAACAACAAACAGGCTCAAAATTCAAAAAAAACACCCCCATCCGCGCGACCGCTTATATTCTAGATCCGCTACCCGAAGATGATCGCTATATGCTCGTTCAGGCACTCCCTTGGGGAAGTGGTGGCAGCAACATGGCGGAGAATACTCAGCAAGTGTATCGCGTCGACGTTTATAAGGGCAGACGAAAAAAAGTCGCAAGCTCCCCAATCCCTTATTCAAGCTTCTTAACCGACCATGATGGTGACGTGCGTTTTGTCAGTGGAACCCGAGATTACGTAAATACCAAACTCTATTATCGAGACGATGGCAGCTGGATAGACACCGATAAGCTTAATCTTGGCTTAGATGGCATAAAACCCATTGCCTTTAGTGATGACAAAGACAGCCTATATGTCACCGCCAGCGAAGCGGGTCAACCTTCTGGCGTGTACCTAGTAAATATTAAAACTGGTGATAAAAAGCTCGTTAGCCAAGATAAAGTGGTTGATCCAAGTAACATCTGGATTAATGCAACCACCAAGAAGCTCTATGCAGTTGAATATGAAAACGGTTACCCAAGTTATGAGTTTGTTGACACTAAAGACCCTTCTGCAAAGTATATCAAGCAGTTATTAGCGTCACTTCCAGGGCATCAGATCCACTTAGTCAGCCAAACAACCGATGCCGATATAATCATTATTAAAGCCTTTAATGATCGTAACCCTGGCGACTACTACCTGTTTTATACCAAAGCGAAGAAACTTGAATATTTGGTGTCTAAAAAGAAATGGATCGACGCTAATAAAATGGCTGAAATCAAGCCGATTCACTTTACCAGCAGAGATGGCGTAGAAATACATGGCTACATCACCCTACCTTCAGGCGTTGAAGCCAAGAACCTACCACTGGTTGTAAACCCTCATGGTGGGCCACATGGACCTAGAGACTGGTGGGGTTTTGATCCGCAAAACCAAATGATTGCCAGCCAAGGCGCTGCGGTTTTACAGATCAACTTCCGTGGTTCTGGTGGTTACGGTAATGGGTTTGAAAATGCAGGCCACCAAAAATGGGGCACCAACATTCAATACGACATTATTGATGCCACTAAATATGTTATCGAGCAAGGTATGGTAGATAAAGACCGTATCTGCATTGTGGGGGGGAGTTTTGGTGGTTACTCAGCGATTCAGAGCTCTGCGATAGAACCGGATCTGTTTAAGTGTGCTATCGGTTTTGCCGGAGTTTATGATCTTCAGCTCATGTTCGAAGAGGGTGACGTACAAGGCCGCCGTGCAGGTAAACGCTACCTAAAAGAAGTACTAGGTGAAGATGAAAGTCTATTAAAGTCTATGTCACCGACCCACAATGTCGATAAGCTCAAAGCCAACATCATGCTAGTGCA